The Pseudarthrobacter sp. NS4 genome includes a window with the following:
- a CDS encoding zf-TFIIB domain-containing protein: protein MDSVDLLMTERSGMEIDYCPQCRGVWLDRGELDKILDRAAGTTPEASARPATPAAGPTPPPLYPNFEARREQPRYDDRKYGKQGYDRDYDQRRHKKKEGWLGEIFDF from the coding sequence GTGGATTCCGTAGACCTGCTGATGACCGAGCGCAGCGGGATGGAAATCGACTACTGTCCGCAGTGCCGCGGCGTCTGGCTGGACCGTGGAGAGCTCGATAAGATCCTGGACCGCGCCGCCGGCACGACGCCCGAAGCGTCGGCCAGGCCCGCGACTCCGGCAGCCGGCCCAACCCCGCCGCCGCTCTATCCCAACTTCGAGGCCCGGCGCGAGCAGCCACGCTACGACGACCGCAAGTACGGGAAGCAGGGGTACGACCGGGACTACGACCAGCGGCGGCACAAGAAAAAGGAGGGCTGGCTGGGGGAGATATTCGACTTCTAG
- a CDS encoding FMN reductase, with the protein MQTRRITVLSAGLGVPSSSRLLADQLAASAERQLTAAGYDVTVDVVELRDVAVDIANNFVTGYAAPRLAEVIAGVEASDGIIAVTPVFSASYSGLFKSFFDVLDPKSLDGKAVLLGATGGTDRHQMVLDYSMRPLFSYLRTRTAATGVFAGPQDWGSTEDGGSSLAERIDRAAGEFARLLDGPQPGRKPAPMESLPFEQLLAGISGNR; encoded by the coding sequence ATGCAAACCCGCCGCATCACAGTCCTTTCCGCCGGGCTTGGCGTACCATCGTCGAGCCGCCTGCTGGCTGACCAGCTGGCCGCGTCCGCTGAGCGGCAACTGACGGCGGCCGGCTACGACGTGACGGTGGACGTCGTCGAGCTCCGGGACGTGGCGGTGGATATCGCCAACAACTTCGTGACCGGCTACGCCGCCCCCCGCCTTGCCGAAGTGATTGCCGGTGTGGAAGCGTCGGATGGAATCATCGCCGTAACTCCAGTATTCAGCGCGTCCTACAGCGGCCTGTTTAAATCATTCTTTGACGTCCTGGACCCTAAGTCCCTTGACGGCAAGGCTGTCCTGCTGGGCGCAACCGGCGGCACTGACCGTCACCAGATGGTCCTGGACTACTCCATGCGTCCGCTGTTCAGTTACCTGCGCACCCGGACGGCCGCCACAGGCGTCTTCGCCGGTCCGCAGGACTGGGGCAGCACAGAGGACGGCGGCTCTTCTCTTGCAGAGCGGATCGACCGTGCTGCCGGTGAGTTCGCCCGGCTGCTGGACGGTCCCCAGCCCGGCCGCAAGCCCGCTCCAATGGAGTCCCTGCCGTTCGAGCAGCTGCTGGCCGGCATTTCCGGAAACCGCTAA
- the rplI gene encoding 50S ribosomal protein L9, giving the protein MAKLILTHEVTGLGAAGDVVEVKDGYARNYLLPRNFALTWSKGGEKQVESIKAARAAREHASLEDAQKQAAALSAKPVKLVVKAGETGRLFGTVKQADVADAVEAAGLGSIDKRKVELPVHIKSVGSYQANVRLHDDVAAVIELDVVAGK; this is encoded by the coding sequence ATGGCAAAGCTCATTCTGACCCACGAAGTAACCGGTCTCGGTGCTGCTGGTGACGTTGTCGAGGTCAAGGACGGTTACGCACGTAACTACCTGCTGCCCCGCAACTTCGCCCTGACCTGGTCGAAGGGCGGCGAAAAGCAGGTTGAGTCCATCAAGGCTGCCCGCGCTGCCCGCGAGCACGCTTCCCTGGAAGACGCTCAGAAGCAAGCCGCTGCACTCTCCGCCAAGCCGGTCAAGCTGGTCGTCAAGGCTGGCGAGACCGGACGCCTGTTCGGCACGGTCAAGCAGGCCGACGTCGCTGATGCTGTTGAGGCCGCCGGACTCGGCAGCATCGACAAGCGCAAGGTTGAACTGCCGGTTCACATCAAGTCGGTAGGTTCCTACCAGGCCAACGTCCGTCTGCACGACGACGTTGCTGCTGTGATCGAACTCGACGTAGTAGCCGGCAAGTAA
- the rpsR gene encoding 30S ribosomal protein S18, with the protein MAKAELRKPKPKSNPLKAADITVIDYKDVALLRKFISDRGKIRARRVTGVTVQEQRKIAQAIKNAREVALLPYSGAGRG; encoded by the coding sequence ATGGCTAAGGCTGAACTCCGTAAGCCCAAACCAAAGTCCAACCCCTTGAAGGCCGCTGACATCACTGTCATCGACTACAAGGACGTAGCATTGCTGCGCAAGTTCATCTCCGACCGCGGAAAGATCCGCGCCCGTCGCGTCACCGGCGTCACGGTCCAGGAACAGCGCAAGATCGCACAGGCAATCAAGAACGCCCGCGAAGTTGCTCTGCTGCCTTACTCCGGCGCTGGCCGCGGCTAA